ATCTTACTGGGGCCTCCTGGGAGCTCTGAGCTGATTGGTGCAGTGGTGCCCTGTCCCACTAGGAGGTCCAACtgctctgtgtggccttggagccttttttcttggttttgtccAGGATTTGGGCTTTCtgggccactcccccagctactgACACTTGCTATTTGGCCACCAAAGCACACTTCAGCCCCTGAAAGGGGAAACATGTATATACTGTTGGGGGGAGGTGATGAAATGTTAAACTGTTCTATGAAGGCATATTTTTATGTAATTGATAAATTTAACATTCTACAACGATTTTTCAAACCAAATGAGTGATTTAttcatttgaattatttatttatttatctatttatcttgtGTCCTTAAAGGGAAAGGGAGTCTAGACTAAGGTTGGCTGTCCCTAACAGGCCTGTTCTGGGGAACCCCTGGGCTGCACTTGGTAGATGGTGCCTTGATCCATTGCGTTCTCAGATAATTTTCCACGGTCCCTAAAGAAGGCGGAGGCAAGGGGATTGTTTTAGACGGATAGGCGTTCCTACCAATCGGCAGTGAGCAAAGGTGCACGCCTTCCAGTTCCGGTTCCGGCAGGCGCGGGCGCGCAACTCTGGGAGATAGAGGGTCGCGCGATGCCTCTGCACAAGTACCCTGTGTACCTGTGGCAGAAGCTGCGGCTGCGGCAAGGCATATACACGCGTTTGCCCGCCCACTTCTTGCGCTCGCTGGAAGAAGAACGAACGCCGAGCCCGGTACACTACAAACCTCACGGGGCCAAGTTCAAGATCAACCCCAAGAACGGGCAGCGCGAGCGCGTTCAGGACGTACCCATTCCAATTTACTACCCTCCAGAGTCCCAGCAGGGGCTCTGGGGTGGAGAGGGCCTGATTTTGGGCTACAGATATGCCAACAACGACAAGGTGGGTGCGGGCCATCTCGGCGGTTCTGCATGCTTTATTGGGTAGGCTCTCCTCTGGGCGCTGCAGACCCGACTGCGTGGTTGACACAAGCGTTCCGTTTTCGAAGTATGCTAACAAGTGGAGCGGCGAGGATCTGGAAAACTCCAATGGCAAAGTCTAGTGGGGTCCTGAAGTGGGGTGGTCCTGGTCAGGTAGCCATCAAAAGTAAGAATGGAGTGGGGCTGTGATGGAGCAGCGtgatagagtgctttcctagcttATTTAAGATCTtgggttcaaatccctagcaccacagagaaaagaaagaaggatagATTTGAGGCTTGTGCTGAAGAAGAGGTGAAATCTGGTTGCCACCTGCCAGTTTCTATAAGCCTTTGCCTAATTCTTGTGACAGGACCTTTGCTCCTCCCACATCAAACTGATAAAGATTGAGATGATGCTTGGATTCAGGCAGCTCCCAAGGTGCAGAGCCTGGAATCCATCATTCTGGTGGAACTCTGCTCCTAGCCAAGCGTTGTGGGAGGAGTGTGTTTCGGGCCTTTCCACGATGCCACTCGCTTTCCTGTGGCTGCTGGGTTTCAGTTGTGCCAGCAACATGAGGGCTAGCCTGAGAGAGGCAAACATTTTTGTGGGCATCCAGGTCCAGTCCCCGGAGTCCTGTCTGGTGTCCGTGGAGCctctgaggaaggaagagggcaAGCCTCATATAGCCCAGCTCCCAGGAAGATGCTTTGGGGGACCATTCGATTTGTAGGGACATACACCAGCAGTCAACAGGTCTCTCTTGCGCACTCAGCTCTCAGCGAGAGTGAAGAAGGTGTGGAAGCCTCAGCTGTTTACTCGGGAGCTTTACAGTGAAATCCTGGACAAGAAGTTCACTGTGACTGTGACCATGAGGACCCTGGATCTCATTGATGAGGCCTACGGGTTTGACTTCTATATTCTCAAGGCAAGCAGGGGTTAGTGCACTACAGGGTCTTGTCGATCAAGGGAGGTGCAAAGCAGCACTTCATGGGGCCGGGGGAGGGAGGGCAGTACATAAAACCCAGGGTAGCCATTACAAGTCTTAGCAAAACACAGTGGGACTGAGTCCTCTTTTGTGCAGCCCCAGTGGAAGCTCTTTGCCTTCAGGAGGGTCAATTGTGAACAGTCATAGCCACTGCTTACCCTTCTCTGGGGATTGCCTTTGGCTTGACCCACCTAGACTTGTATGCTGGTGCTGATCCCGATGCCTGGTCTGCCCTGGTCTAGCTTAGGGGTACCAGCTGAAGAGGAACCTACAGGGTCAGCTGATGGGGTGGGTGGGACCCTGCTGTAGCACCTGGCCCTATGTGAACCTTCTGCCAGACCCCAAAGGAAGACCTGTGTTCCAAGTTTGGCATGGACCTGAAGCGAGGGATGCTTCTGAGGCTTGCTCGCCAGGACCCCCAGCTACATCCTGATGACCCTGAACGGAGAGCAGCCATCTATGACAAGTACAAGGTGAGAGTTTCCCCATCCCACTTGCTGCTTGAGGCTTCTGGCCTGGCCCTGTACCTCACTGAGGCTTTCTGCTGCTTGCTCAGAGTTTTGTCATCCCGGAGGCAGAGGCTGAGTGGGTTGGCCTGACGCTGGAGGAGGCAGTGGAGAAACAGAGACTTCTGGAGGAAAAGGTGAGCACCCGTGAACCGGCCACTGAGGTTGAGTAATGGGGGGGCTGCCACACCTAAATACTGCTATACATTTGGTTCCTGCCACTTTGAAGAAGCATGGCATTTTTCCTCTCTTGAggtccttccctcttcccctgaATGCTTAGGAACCTTTGGCACTCGGTGTTTCCTTGGCCACCCAGCATCCCCTAGGATCTTCCTTTTGGGTCTGTTTCCCAGAATAGTCTAGAGCCTGTAGTGGCCGCCAGTATAGGGAAGCCAGAGGAAGGCGTGTGGCTCTTGGTGTCCAAGAGAAAGCAATCCTGTTCTGGTGGTTAGGTTCTGCCCTCCGGGATGGCAagtagtcttttttgttttgtttttgtttttccaagactgggtttctctgtgtatccctggctgttctggaatgcAGTCTTACAGTTGTCTGCCCACCCCTGACTCTTCCAGACCCCATCTTCCTTCCATGTTTAGCTAGAAGcagctggcttccaccctccCTAGAGCTCCATCTCTGGGCTATATTGAGCCTTACCATGACCTCTCCCCTTCAGGACCCTGTACCCCTGTTCAAGGTCTACGTAGAGGAGCTGGTCCAGCGGCTTCAGGAGCAGGTTCTGTCCAGGCCAGCAGTGGCGCAGAAGAGAGCTGATGACCTCGCCTGACCACCAGGCTCAGCCTTCCCTGTGGGCCTTTAGCACTGTGGACACAGTCGGGGTGGGCACAAGGACACCTGTGGGCAGTGGGCGAACCCTGCTTTGCATGTGCTGACCATACAGCTTCTGTAGTAGACTTTTCAGAGAACTCTGCTGTGTCAGGACTCTCAGAGGCCTGGAGAGGAGCAGATGCCTGTCCAAGCTGGTCAAGTACTTGCAGCATTATAGTTCTTGGGCTGGAATAAGTAAAGGCTGAAGTAGTCTGAGCCACAGTAAAGTGTACTGGTTTGCTTGGGAGTCTGCAATCCTTCTGCGTGTTCTTGGCCTGGTCATTCCCCTGTCACAGAAACCCAGGTGAACTATTTACGCTGTCCAGCTGTAGCTGCTGGCCCTGCTGAGCTGTGGAGACTGAGGTCCCCTTTGTTGCTTAACTTCCTTAGAGAGGAGGTCCCTCATGGTTGAGGCATCAAGGGTACAGCAAAATGGAGCTTCTCTGCCAGTGTACATCCTGTTTGTTGTGGAATGTTCTccagggcagaggaagggagCCTGGGGCCTGGCTCAGGTCTGTGCAGTGTGCCCTGCAGAGCTAAAGCAGGAAAGCTTCCTAGGTCTAGGGCTTCTGTCAGCATCTGCCCTGCGATGATGCAGGAAATGGGGCCACATGGACTTAAAGGCCATGACTTCAGCACCCCATCCTTAATTGCTCCCCTCTACCTTGTGGTTAGGGCTGTGGCTTGAGGTAGAGAGGCAGGCCAATGACCTTGGGGCCTTTTTTGCCCTGAGAGCTGGTGTCTCAGAGGCATCAGCACTGAAACCTATTCCTTTCTCTTGAGAGGACAGGGAGGGTCTCCCTAGCTGTGTGCGGAGGAAGATGAGGTGGTAGTGGGAGCTGAGTTCCCAGAGCCCAACACCCGGCTGTGTAAAGGGGAGCATTAGCTACCTGCTTGACTGGGAACTGGCCTGGCCACAGAGTGTAGGACAGTGGGGTCCTGTGAGGGAGCAATAGAAGTACCCATGCTTGGTTGTGTTTATGATGGCAAATCCACAGCCGGCATGGAAAATTCTGCCAGTGTGACTGGGCTCACACAAAGCCATGAGGATCGGGGCTTGCCTTGGGGTGTCCCTCAGGTTTTACTGcctattctggcctctgcccCTGCatagcatgcactgctcttgcaccGTGTATAATTCTTAGGTTCACATTTTAAGTGACCTCtatttagtgtgcatgtgtgcttgcacatgccatggcacccatgtggaggtcaggggacaacttgtgggaactgATTCTTattcttttaccatgtgggttccagggatcaaagtcaggACAGTAAGCTtaatggcaagtgtctttactggCTCAACCATCTCActgactgtattttaaaaaatgttttaccagccgggcagtggtagtgcacgcctttaatcccagcactcaggaggcagaggcaggcggatctctgtgagttggaggccagcctggtctacagaggtagttccagaacagccagggctacaaaaggaaaccctgtctcaaaaaaaaaaaaaaattttttttttaacctgactGTCTGACTTGGTTCAGCTAGCTACCTGTTTGATTATCTACCTCCTTTCTCACTGCCAAGGCCTGGGTCAAGCAGGACCTGTGCagagtgttttttgttgtttttattgttgcttaTTCTTTTGGAGATGAGGTCCCACTACACAGCCTCAGCTGGCCAGATCCTCATGTCCTGtctctcccaagggctggaattgtAGATGTACACCGTTAGGCTTGGCTAGGCCCTGTAGGATTCCTTGTGTCAGTTTCCTGCGGCCTCAAGAGACCTGTGGCTGCCTTGAGGGATACAGTCAGCACAGGCCAGGTTATGGTTCTGGACCAGGGATTGAGGAGTACTGAGCAATTGCTCAGGGTGGCCATTGGTGTGGTTGCCAGTGTCAGGTGCTGAGTATGGCCTGAGCAAGTCACTGCTAGTCACTACTGCTAAAATCTGAGgttgtttcattttctaataaAAGGCCAGGCAGAACTGAGGTGTACTCTAGTGTGGTCCTGGCCTTGGTTCACAGAATAGCCCTGTTTTAGTGGAATGTGGTATTTGGTTCTTTGTTACATCTtcacaaatacaattttttttttgtttttgttttggttttgttttgttttgagacagggtctcactttagcCCAGGAAGGCTTTGAACTTGAGGCAAGCTTAATGCCTCAACCTCTTGAGTTTGGGGATTATAGATGTTAGATGTGAGCCATACCCAACTTATCTCCTTAGCTTATCTCCTTCCCCAGTAAAATGACTCAGGTCAGAGGTAGATCCCAAATAGACCATCTGTACACTGTGCTGTCTTCTGGGTGTGGTGAGGGGTGTCCCAGCTTACAGAATGGGGGTGGGTAACATTGAGTGTCTctgctcacacatgcatgcacatacacactgaggcaagcttgttggttttttttaaatggtttttcgagacagggtttctctgtgtagctttgcgcctttcctggaacttactctgtagaccaggctggccttgaactcacagagatccgcctgcctctgcctccctagtgctgggattaaaggcgtgcgccaccaccgcctggccaagcCTGTGTTAATAACCACACCACATGGAATGGGAACTGAGGTGCAAGCTGTGGGCACCTGTCTGGGACATCACTCTGCCTGCCATGAGTCCTAAGCTTCCGTCCACTTCAGCTGCCTTTGCCAGCCTCCCTCATTCTTTCGGGGCCCTGTGAACCAGCCTGTCCATCTGCTGTGTGTCTCAGAGCCTGCATTGGGGTTGTGCACTAAGATCACcctgcagaaggcagaaagagctcCCCATTTTATGACAACGGTCTGCGGTCAGCCTCAGTGTCAAAAGGACTGTTGCCGGCTGCGGTGACAAGGGGGGGGACTGTGTCGCCGCCGCTGCTGTCATTCCTCATTGCTGCTCTTCCTGCACATGGGGGCTGGGCAGTGGAGACCTGAGAAGCTGTGACTTCATCATTCCATTTAGAAGTGAGACCAAGGCCAGAAAGGGTCTCTGCCACTCACAGGGGCGATGACATGGGATGGCTTGTAGGCCCAGCCCAGAGCTCTACCTGACTTGTCTGAGAGTCTCACCTATCTGCAGAATCCCAAATATAGAGGTATTTAGGGAGGTAGGGGCCTGTTCTGAGCCCAGGGAGCCATTAGAGGCCAACTCTCACCTCACTCCTCCCTGTGCATGGCAGTCTACCTGCCTTGGTCTGTGCTAGCACCGTGGTTTCCTGGCAGTTTGAACCTTTCCTGCTAACAGGTTACCCAGGTCTTCTGTCCATTCTGAGCCATCCTAAGCTGGATCCCTGGGCCGGATGAGCTCAGCCAGCAGGAGGagctcccccccctccccagctctccTGCTACAGCTCACTCCAACCTCTAAGTTCACACTGTGCTCTAGAATGGCCCAGGCTGCCATTCCCACCCATTCCTTGCCCACGGATGAGACTTGTCCACTGGGGGTCCCCAACATGGTAAGGTGATCCTTCAAGTTGAGGTGCTGTTCTGTGTCAGCAGCTCAGGAGTCACTGGGGCTGGTCACTGAGTCACCATTTCAAGCTTGGATCCCTAAGACCAGCCTGCTTATTCTCACCTGCTTCTTTGGATGTAAGAACCCCTGGACCCATGTTTCAGGTTCTCTTGGCTCTTTGGTCTCTCTAGCCTTAGCAAGGCACTCTTCATTGGCCACGTAGGTTCCTTGGACGTGCCAGGCTCTGGCCTTCTCTAAGGACCTAGAGAATCATACCTGTTCCTAGAAGCCTTGAGGGTGCTTATCAAGGCATTGTGTCCAGCAGGTGTGGTCTGGTCTGGTCTTAGGAAGTGAGATGCTGTCTGGAGCTCTCAGGCCTTTGCAGGGCTCTTGACCAGGTAGTGCTGTTCCCAGGGGTGTTTGAACAGACTGGGCTGTTTCTCAATGTCACAGAACTGGGATGTTGGCTTCAAGGTCGCTCAAAGGCCTGTAACCAGGAGGTGCAGTTCATGGAGGGATGACACATCATACTCTTGCTGAGAATCTCTGTTCTTAGTGTATCCTGGAATGTCTTGCTGGGGACTAAAGTCAGTTGGCTCTGGAGGTACAGTATTCTAGAAATCCCTGTACCCAGAGAAGGATTCCTGAGTTTTGCCAAGTTGGGGACCCAAGGTTCACAGAGAGCAGGGCCATACTCAGGGCCATGGGCCTGGCATCAGGGACATTACAGTAAGAATGTAGTGTGCTTTGTGAGCAGAGACAATGTTGACAAACTTCCATCTGAGGTAGGCTGAAAGCTTGGCTCTTCTGACTTGGGGTTGGGTGGGGTTTCTCCCTGCTTTTTCCCCCACTGCCCACCATTCCCCCCTACTCACTGTTTTTCACCAGTGTAGGCCTGGCCTTCTGCCCCTGGGGCAAGCCTGACCTGAAGTCCCTTTTTCAGCAGGGGCTCCAAAGATCATTATTTCTACCTCAGCCAGGAAATCAAGTAGGACATTTTACATCTCAGGAAAGGCCGTGAGGTGGACAGAGACCCCCTCACATGGGACATGTATGAAACATACAACAAAAATGTCTAATAGCTAGTGTGGGGCCGGTTACTATGTAGCCTGTCCCAGTGCCCCTCTGATGGGACACTGGCATGGGGCCACTGGCAGCACTGCCTGCGCCCTCCGCAGATAGGAGTGGCTTGGGGGGTGGCGGTGTCTAAAGGGGCTGGTTGCCATGGCTACCATAGGGTTCTGAGGCCCGTCATCTGGTCCCTGCCTCAGCCAATAGGCGGCAGGAGCCTGAGCTGCAGCCTAGAGTCACGCTTCTGCCTCCCAGCCACACAGTGGCCAAGAGCAGGGACCCGCTTCCTGGAGTGGCTGAAAGTGCTCAGACGGACGGACAGCCAAGCCCATCATGGCGGACAGCGGGACAGTGGGGCGCGATCAGGCACTTGGAGCCAGGCAGGTGAGGTAAGCCAGGCGGGTGGCCAGATGGATGGAAGACTGGGTGGACAGGTGGATGTAGGTGGTCCTTGTAGCCCATTGTTCTTGTGGTTGTGGCCGTGCCCtcagcccaccccaccctcagcacacacacactctcccacCGAACCTTCACTTTGGATCCTCACCCCACATGGTCCGTAGAAGGGTCAAGGGAGGAGACAAAAGAAAGACTATgagccacaccacaccaccacggGCCCGAAAACCGCCTTGGTTGGTCTCTCATGTCAGATTCTACACAGAGGCGGCTTCAAAGACCCCCTGACTAGCCCAGGCCCTTGGTGTCCTGACCACCATGCCTGAGCTCAGCGACAAGCCGCCTCAAATCGGCACGGTTtaaggagcatttttttttttttcaataaggggggaaaaaagaagcaacagaaaaaaaatgtccaccTATAACGGGGAGCAGCCAGCCCAGATAGATCAGAAGCGCCAAATCCCATTACTCGGGACTTCAGAGCACAGCCCTGCACAGGCAGCTGCGATTAAGGGCTTGTCAATGGAGTCCCCTTCGGAGATCAAAGGGGcatgcctgtgagtgtgtgtgtgtgtgtgtgtgtgtgtgtgtgtacacgtgtatgcatatgtgtgtaggagCACATGCTGTGGGGTGACAGTAGAGGGGCCGTATGCCACAGCACAGAAGAGCCTGGTGTATCACCTGCCTCCTGTGGCCACCCTCCATGTTGCTTCTGTCCTTGCTGCTATGTGTGACATGCGTGGATGCATTGGGGGCCAGGCTGGGCACAGGAGAGGCCTGGTCCCCAATACATCCTCTGGAAGGCAGTCCTGGCTAGACCTAGTTCCCATTTCTGGGCCTCCACCTTTTACTTACATCCTGTCCCTTCCCCAGAGCCTACCCCAAGGAGCCTGTAGGAACTGGGAAGGCATACTGGACCATGGGCAACGCTGAGTGTGAGGATGGGCTGTGTCTGGGTATATAACAACTGCAACCAGGTCCTGCTGTCCATAGGCCATGAGCTCTCAGCTGGCCTAGTAAATGCATCCTGGGGGTTGAAAGCTGCTGTCGATGTGATTGGTAGGTTGTTAGGTAAACTCTGAGAAGCAAATCTTTTAATCCACTGTGGCTAATCCAGTGCACTTTTGTTTGCCAAGACAGATTCTGCAGCaacaaaggggctggagggaCCCCAGCATACATAATCACATACTTAGAACTTGGCCGCGGCTGCCCACAGGGTTCctaggcagcagagagagacatCTCAGGACAGCAGTGGAGAGGGTGGGTAGTTGAAGGAGGGGCCTAAGTGGGCTGAAGGTGTGGGCCAGTAGCCTCCCTAAGTGATACCTTGTCACCTGGCAGGATGTCCCCTAGCCACCTGCTGGATGGGTAGCTGTTGGTCACTGGAACTGTGCAAGTTTGTGGGGACAACTAAACTGAGTCAGACAAGAAAAACCAATACCCAATGCAGGGTGCAAGGGTGCCTGGGACACAAAGGCTTGTGAAGATGGGAGGGATGTCACATGACATcggggaggggacagaaggaggAAGGCGATGGAGCAGCAGGAGGGCAGGTGTGCCCAgtctaggaagaggaagtggcctGAGGCTGTGTGAGGAAGTATGAATGAACACCTGCAGAGTATCTTCAGGGCCTGGCACACTCACGAGGGAGAACATTACCTAGTCTGGGAAAATGGTGCTGAGATTAGGGAGCAccaggctccttcctctttctaAGATGTATACTAGGTCTTAGCCGTGGACTTTCTCCTGCCCCCTAGTTTTGTCCATGCGGAGTTGTGCATGGAGCACTGAGGGGTCCTCACTTGGTCAAGGACATTCTACTCAGACACAGCAGGTAGTCAAGTCTCCAGAGTGACTGGTGTCATTCCCTCTTGGTCCTGAAGTTCCCTAGTTGGGGGAGGTgttgggcttggtggcaggctCCCTTCCCCTACTGGGTCCTAGGGCTGGGATATCAAGAAGAGCTAACTTAGACTTCCCACCCTCCATGCCTGACTGCTGACCCTGATCTACTTGCCTGTTAACCTTGGTGTCTACATTCCCCCTTTTCCCAGATGCCCCCAGATAAGTCCTGAGGGCTAGAGCCCTTCAGAACAGCAGTGTGATGACTCCTTAAGACAatagggaggggttggggatttagctcagtggtagagcgcttgcctagcaagctcaaggccctgggttcgatcctcagctccacattaaaaaaaaagacaataggGAGTCAGATCCCAATAAGATGTGGATAGTATTATCCTGGGAGGGGTTTACTTCTTGGGGTCCACTTATGTGAAGAGCTGGCCCAGCACCACCTTCATGCCTGTTTACACTACTTTCCTGCCTTACTGGTTCTTGACTCCTGGAAGCTGCCAGGGAAATGGTGTGCTGGGCCAGGTCTGCTGGATGGAGGAAGACATGGCTGTGAGTAACTCTGGAATCCAACCCAAAGGGCACAAGCAGTAACCACATTGTCCATCTCTGAAGACACCATGCTAGCAAGGCGGAGTAATTCATTCTCTACTCCTGGGGATGGGTGTTCCTTACCTGGGAGGGGAAGGCAGATATCAGCTGAAACAGCATTCTGAAGCAGGAGCCAGCAGAACCTTGCATTGCAGTGGTGGCTGGCGTGTAACCCATTATTTAGAAGTGTCAACAGTGGTTAACACGGAAGCCATGTTGAACCATATCATTTAGGACAGTTGTGCTTCTGTTGGGCaaaatgcaaacagcaagagTAAGGCAACATGCTAGCTCAGTACTCTCATCACCAGGAGTGATACAAGAGGAGGAAGAACTTGGGGCCatcaaaatggctcagcaggtaaaggagcttgctgctgaTACTGATggccagagttcaattcccaggacccacatgtggAAGAGAACCCAAAGTTGCACTTTGACTTCTACCTATGGGCCCTGACCATcttatgcatatacacataaacaaacacacaaacaaacaaatctgtcAAGGGTCATGCCAGTGCTAAGGTCCAGAGTTAAGGCCTCCTGAGGCCCCAGACTAGAATGAGCACAGGAACACACAGCTAATGCTGCCCGTGAGCAGTTGCATCCTTCAGGGGCTCACTTGGCAATTATGTTGTTCCTATGGCTTGCTATCCATTGATGTCAATGGGAAGGTGGCAGCCACTGCAGAGCTGTTGAGGCTTCCATGTGATTGTAATGGTAATGTTACTGTAGCACATCCATGAAGAATAAAGAGTGAGGTAAAACTCGGGTTGGGCATACTGGCACCTTCACTCCTGTGTTCCTAGCACTTGGCGAGCTTGGGCAGGAGGATcgcaagttcaaagctagcctgagctatatagtgagactctgttttgGATGGGATATGGGAAGAACCCTTTGATAGTTCTGCTTCCTACCAGAGGCCTGTTTGAGTCCTCTTTGATAGGCTCTTATTCCTCCTGCCTTCATAGACACATGTTATGTGACACAAAAATCAGCATCTGTATCTGTGGCATTGTGGCTTTGTTCCTCATTGCTGTGTCTCAAACCCCTTGTCCTCCATCAGGCAGAGAGGCCCTggccaccccacctccacccccaggcTCCCAACCCCAGTCTTAGAATGGTGGAAAAGAAGATGTGTGGGatgaggcagaggccaggatTGGGCTTCTGGCAGGAAAGACGCCGGCCAACAGAGGAAGGGAACTGGGCCACCCAAGTCCTGAGTATTCTGAGCCATTTTGGGTATAGATACCTTGTTCCAGAACTGGACATAAGCCAGTTAAGACTACAAgtctccactctctctctctactgAGAACTCAGTTGGCACCCACCACTACTTGCTATACCTTTGTACTGGGTGCGGGGGCGGGCCAGAAACAGCCAGCCAGAAACCAGCTGAGCCTGAGACTCCCCTCTTCCCCCAGAATTGGGGATCAGAATGGTCCCTTCTTGTCCTTTCTTCCTGAGCCGGGGCATGGACAGTGGCCATTCATTTCTGTAGTTGGCCTTGTGCTGTGGATTTTCCTAGGTGTAGCACTGGGCCAGACCCTCTGCAACATACATGCCAGGTGGTGCCAGATGACGTATTTTATCACTTTTCATGAATGCTTTTCCTCAATCATAGGGACAAATAAAGGCTTCAAAAAAcacttattttaaagtatttttatgtcTACGTTGAAGAAAATGATTTCTGCTTAtgagtttctttgttttaaacCCTCTTTGGTTCCCGGGAAGAAGCCCAAGCAAATGCCATGGAAGTTAAAGCTGCTAGTGGCGATTCTGGGTGTAGCAAAGCGTGGCattgcttttgt
Above is a window of Onychomys torridus chromosome 8, mOncTor1.1, whole genome shotgun sequence DNA encoding:
- the Mrpl28 gene encoding 39S ribosomal protein L28, mitochondrial encodes the protein MPLHKYPVYLWQKLRLRQGIYTRLPAHFLRSLEEERTPSPVHYKPHGAKFKINPKNGQRERVQDVPIPIYYPPESQQGLWGGEGLILGYRYANNDKLSARVKKVWKPQLFTRELYSEILDKKFTVTVTMRTLDLIDEAYGFDFYILKTPKEDLCSKFGMDLKRGMLLRLARQDPQLHPDDPERRAAIYDKYKSFVIPEAEAEWVGLTLEEAVEKQRLLEEKDPVPLFKVYVEELVQRLQEQVLSRPAVAQKRADDLA